The genomic interval AAGTTGAAATGAGTCATAGCCGTATGCATAAAGGCTTCCCACAAAACTACCTGCGCTCGTTCCTACTACCATATGAATAGGAATTCTATTAGACTCCAGAACCTTAAGGACACCAATATGAGCAAATCCCTTTGATGCACCAGCTCCAAGGACAAGTGCTACTTTTGCAGGTTTTTGAGGTGGCTGCACCATTTCACTTGGCGCACAAGACACAAAAATAAAAATACAGATAAGATAGGATATAAATCTCTTCTTCATATCTTCTTTCCCTCCTTACTTCTGCATATATGGACAAAATGCATATTCATGGCAACTCCAACAAATATAATCATTTAAAGGTCTTGCCTCAAAATTACCTTTCCTCATGTTCTCTACCGCTTCCTCAAGAAACCTCAATGCCGCAATTATGTAATCATCAAGTTCACTTTCTTTTTTTCCTGAACTTTGAATTTCAAGCCTTGAACCTCGAGCTTTCCTTTTTGATGGACACCATTTAATGCTAATATCTTTCAAAGAATATATCCCAACCCTACTTACTCTATATCCTTGATTTTTCGCTATCGCAGCATAAAGAAACAACTGGAGATTCTCATTTCCCTCAAGTACCTGTTTGCAGTTAAGATTAAGAGTTCCTGTCTTATAATCTATTATCTGCACTGTATCCCCAATCTTGTCGAGCCTATCAATCTTACCTTTTAATCTCATACCTTTTATTGGTTCACCTACGATTGTCTTCTCAACTTCTGTGGATACATAACCATCTTCTCTTATCTCGAGTTCCTTTTCATATATTTCAGGGAGTATCTCCATGAATGTATCATTTATTATCGTCTTCCAGTATGCATCAATCCTCATATCTCTCATAGATGTCTCTATTGCTGCCTCAGCTCGTTTCTGGAAATCATCAAAACTATCAAATGGTTCCTTTATAATCTTCTCCATTATCCTGTGTATTATTGTACCTATAGTATTTGCCTCAAGCTCATATTCCTTGACATCCATAGGTTTGAGTTTCAATACCCTCTCTATGAAAAACCTTCTTGGACACATCCTGTAAGAATCTATGTCTGTCACCTTAATAAATTCAGAAGGTTTAAAAATAGCGGCTGATGACTGTGTCTTAATCTCGGATATATTTTCAGAAAATGACTTATAACCCTGTTTTATGAGGTATTCTTCTTTAGAAAAGATACCAGGAATTTTTCCTTTTACTTCTTCGCCAGAATATAGAAATGATGAAGGAAGAAACATGTCTTCTCCTTCCATTAATGGATACGAGAGATGCAAATTTTTCGAAGACCTTATAACATTGTAAAAACAAAAAGTCTGCATCTCTATATATTTATCGAGGTGCACGAATCCAAGCCTTCTCTTGACATTGTCAGGTAGTAAATAATCAGGACCCATTCTGAGAGGCATGTCCTTATCTGTCAGCCCGCCAAGAAAAATGTATTCTGCTGATAATCCGTGTATTTCTGATAAATCCATTATCCTTACTCCTGTCCCCTCTGTTTCTATATGTATCGAATTAAGGAGATGGCTGAATATGTCTATAAATTCATTCAGTGTAATTGGCTGAGGATATAATGTGCTCAAAAAAGAAATCTGTTTCAGTAACTCAATGTTTAAATTGCGTAAATCTCTCACATTAGAATCAAGAACAGATGATAAAAAACCAAAATCATCTATAATATCTCTAATAAGATGAACATATGTATTAATATCAACTCCTTTTCTGCTATCTTCAAGAGGCTGGAGCTTTTCGAAAATCCACATCATATCTCTTTCTATTGCATCTTTTTCTTTTACAAGACTAATATCGAAATTCTCTGATCCGTCCTTTACAAAATTAAGCCACATTTCTTTTCCTGAAATAATTCCTGATTCTATAGAAAGGGTTGCTGCCCATTTCCTGATATTATCAGGGATTCGGGTAAAATATATGGATGATAAAAACTGCGAAAACTTCAGCCTTGGATAGCCCTCTGCCACTGATACTAAAAGTGACAAAAAATCAAGAAAAGGCCTCATTCGTCCAAGTATATTGCCTCTATAGATGTCATATGGGATGCCATAACGATGAAAGACCCTACCTATTATGGACGAATATTTACTCATAACAGGAAATGTAATAATTGCCTTTCTTAAATCTCTAAGTTTACCTGACAGATACAATGATTTTATATTCCTTGCTATTTCTTCCACTTCGTCTTCCATCCCCTGATATGCACTGTAAATAAGGGAATTGGGGGATGAAGAACCTGGAGAATCAGTATAAAATATTTCTTCAGTTTCAAAATTATCTTTCAAAAAGCCTACATATCCATCTATAAGTTTTCCAAACTGCTTGCTGTAAGGTATCCCAACAAATATCTTTTCAGAATATTGAATAAGTCTTTTTAATACATTTTTTTCTATGTTGGAAGGCTCATAAAATCCATCCAGAATCAGCAATGAGTTTTTAGTAGATAATTGTAGATTGCTTACATAATTCATAATATCTATTTCATCCACAAGTCCATTCTTTGTTATAAATAATTGATAATCTCTATATGACCTGATACCTTCATTTATGGTCTTTGTAACAGCTTCTGGTATGTTCAACTCATGCAATATATCTGTAAAGGTTTGTTCTATAATATCCACACTGCTATCAGGGTAAATACACTTAATGTCCCTTATGAAATCAGCAATCATTGATGAAAAGCCAATTCCTCTGCCACAAAGTATCGAGATGATAATCGGGATTAAAGAACTGTTCAATATCCTCCTGTTTCCATAGGCAGAATAGAGTTTCTTGCAGTATTGAACTATAGTTGCCATTTCTGGTGGGATATAGCATCTACTATCAACAAGTTGATGAAATATTTCACTTGCTTCTTTAACCTTTGCAGGTGTTGGTGATAAATAAAGAATATTTGAATAATCAATATTTATTCTGTGTTCTGTTTTTAATGCCTCTTTGAACAGCAATTCAGCAGTATTTGTATGTTCTCGAGATATATAGAAGATTTTTACCATAGGTGTGCAACCTTAAAATATTTTATTACCTCTACAATAGATAATGCAAACTGTTACTATCATAAGTTATAATTATGCAAATTACCTAATACATAGGAGGAAGCCGTGATAATAGGAAAACCATTTTTAACAGCCGAACAGATTCACGAAAAGGTCATTGAACTTGCTGACAGAATATCCCGCGACTATGCAGGAAAAGAAATTCTTGCGGTTGGCATTCTAAAAGGCTCTTTCATGTTCTTTGCTGACCTTGTTAGATCACTCAAAATCCCTGTTGTCATAGACTTTATCGTGGCATCCAGCTATCTCAAAACCACATCCACAGGAGAAGTAAAAATACACTATGAGATAAAGGAAGACATTGCAGGAAAGCATGTCCTTCTAATAGACGACATTATCGATACTGGCATATCGCTAAATTATATAAGAGAAAGGCTGCTCTTAAAAGAACCCGAAAGCCTCAAGATATGCATACTGCTTGATAAAAAAGAACGTCGCTCTGTTGATGTCCCTATTGATTACAAGGGTTTTGAAATTCCTAATCAATTCGTGGTTGGTTATGGCCTTGATTATGATAATAAATACCGTAATCTTCCTTATATAGCAATATTCAAAAAAGAGAGATAGTGTAGTCACAAATTAAATGGAGGATTCTATGTATAGACTGATGATAGAGACATCTTTTGCCTCAGCTCATCAATTAAGAGGCTACAAAGGCAAATGCGAAAACTTACATGGCCACAACTGGAAGGTGCAGGTATATGTGACAACAGAAAAATTAAATGAAATCGATATTGCCATAGATTTCCATGACCTTAAGAAATTGACAAATGATATCATATCCCAACTTGATCATAAATTCCTTAATGATGTGTTTCCGTTCACTGAGAGAAATCCATCATCAGAAAATATTGCCAGATGGATATTCGAGTCTCTGAAAAAAAAATCAACAGAATATAATATAACCGTTTCTGCTGTGACAGTATGGGAATCGGAAACCGCATCTGCAACATATTATGAGGAACTAAAATGAATACAGAGTTTGCTTTAAAACTTATGGAAATTGCATTAAAAATAGGTGCTGATGAGGCAGAGGTATATGTAAAGACATCAAAGAACCTCAGCGTTGAGGTCAAAGAGCAAAAAATAGACACCCTCGAATCATCAATGACCACAGGTTATTGCATCAGAGTAATAAAAGATAATCGTCTCGGATTTTCGTACTCCACAAATCCTGACGAAATAGACATTGTTGCAAAAAATGCTATAGAGGCGGCAAAGCACTCAGAGCCTGACGATTATCTTGGATTGCCCTCAGCCATTCAACCTGCAGCAATCAGTCAGCCTTTGATCTTTGATAATAATATAGCCTCATTATCAGAAAAGGAGGCAATAAATCTCACACTCCTTATCGAGAGTTCTGCATTCAGCGAAGATAGCCGCATAAAAAAAATTAGAAAGGCTTCAGGGAGTTTCAGTATAAGTAACACTTATATTACAAATTCTAAAGGCATAAGTGCACACTATCAATCTACAGGATGCTCGGCTCAACTAATGGCAATTGCAGAGGAAGGCAGTGAAAGTCAGCTCGGATGGGATTATCAAGGAAGCAGATTTTTAAAGGATGTATCTTTTGAAGAGGTTGGCAGAACTGCAGCACATAGGGCAGCAAAACTACTCGGGGCACGGAAAATAAATTCTATTAAGGGATTTGTCCTTCTTGACAATGCAGTCTCCACAGAATTCCTTGGCATACTTTCATCAGCCCTATCGTCTGAATCTGTACAGAAAAGTAAATCAATGCTTGCAGGCAAAAAAGGCGAAGTAGTAATAAGCAACAGACTGAATATCATAGATAGTGGATTACTTGATAGAAAATTAGGCAGTAAACCATTCGATGACGAAGGTGTGCCAACCTCACACAAGATATTAATAGAAAAAGGTGTCTTAAATGGTTACCTTTATAATACTTATACTGCTAAAAAAGAAGGTATTGTATCCACTGGTAATGCTATTAGAGGCGGATTCACAGGTATTCCTACTATAGGCCCTACAAATCTCTATATTGAGTCTGCCTCAAAGGAATACACAAATGATCTTCATGGTCTCGTAAAAACAGTAAACAGAGGTCTTTATGTAATCGAAACAATGGGGATGCATACTGCAAACCCAATATCAGGAGAATTCTCTGTGGGTGCATCAGGATTGTGGATTGAAAATGGAGAGATAATGCATCCTGTAAAAGAGGCAGTAATTTCAGGTAATATCCTTGACCTATTTAAGAAAGTCGTCATGATTGGCGATGATATGCGATTCTATGGTAATATAGGCTCTCCAAGCCTTTTAATAGAACAAATTGATATAAGCGGCTAAAACTTTAAGGGGCAAAATCCCTTAAAAAAAATAAGTTAAGGTTGTGATGTTGAGAAAATTGAGATTGAGCTATAGGGTTTCACAAAATTAAAAAATTCCCTCTCACTTTTGGGGAGAGGGATAGTGTGAGGGGTAAACTGCTAAAAATAGGGTGAAAGGGAGATTTTTAGACATATAACTAATTGAAAATAAATGAAAATCTTGATAGGAGGGCAAACCTAAAAATGCTATGTCAAATAAATCAATAAAATCAATGGATTGCGAATTTCGTGAAACCCACATTGAGCTAATATAGGAGGTTTTTTATGGACTATTTTTTAACAGAAGAACAACAGATGATCCGTGATCTTGCAAGACAGATAGCAGAAGAAAAGGTCGTGCCTGTAAGGGCAGAACTGGACGAGAAGGGAGAATTTCCATGGGAAATAATGAAAGTGCTTGCCCAGTCTGACCTATTTGGGCTCTTCATACCTGAAGAATACGGAGGACTCGGCAAGGGATGCCTCGAACTCTGTCTCGCTGTTGAGGAACTTTCAAGGGCATGTGTAGGTGTATCCACAACATATGCTGCAAATGCCCTAGGTACATATCCAATACTACTTTTTGGCACAGATGAACAAAAAAAGAAATTTCTACCTGATATTGCAACAGGCAAAAGACTTGTAGCATTCGGATTAACAGAGGCAAATGCAGGAAGCGATGCAGGAGGAATCCAGACAACAGCAAGGCTTGACGGTAATGAATATGTCTTAAATGGTACAAAACAATGGATTACAAACGGCGGTGATGCAGAGATATACACCATAATCGCGATGACGGATAAAACAAAGGGCGCAAGAGGCGCATCTGCATTCATTGTCGAAAAAGGAACACCTGGCTTCACATTCGGAAAAAAAGAGAATAAAATGGGTATAAGGGCATCATCTACGAGGGAACTAATATTTGATAATTGTAGGATCCCCAAGGAAAATATACTTGGCAAAGAAGGCATGGGATTCATTGTTGCAATGAAGACCCTCGACCAATCAAGAACAGGAGTTGGCGCACAGGGATTAGGAGTTGCACAGGGTGCATTTGAAGAGGCTGTAAAATTTGCAAGGCAAAGACATCAGTTCGGCCATCCAATTATAAGCTTTCAGGCAGTGCAGCATATGCTCGCAGACATGGCAATAGAAATAGAGGCAGCAAGGGCTTTAATATATTCTGTCGCAAGATACATTGATAGCGGTGCAAAAGATATATCAAAACCGTCTGCAATTGCAAAAACATTTGGTACAGATATAGCCATGAAGGTAACCACAAATGCTGTGCAGGTTATGGGCGGATCGGGATATATGAAAGAATATCCTGTTGAGAAGATGATGAGAGATGCAAAAATCCTTCAGATATATGAAGGAACAAACCAGATACAGAGAAATGTCATTGGTCAAGAAATAATCAAAGAATCAGCAAGAAAAAAATAAGGCAAAAGACAGAATACCCTTTCGATATTCTGTCTTTTTTATAAATAGTTTTTTATTGAGACCATAACCCCAATCCCGACAACAACAGCTATCCATGCCAGAAGCACAGCTATGCTGATTTTACCCCATTTCTCCATTGATGGCGTAGAAACATATTCATCAGTAGTCTTGCCTGATTTATATGCAATGGCAAGGAGATAACCCACTACTGATAGTCCTGCAATAAATGTCAACAAAAACAAGGCAGTACTTCCATAATCCACATTTACCTTATAATCAAAAATAGAATAGTTAAAGCGGACGAGATATTTCATTCGCAAAGCCTCTCTTGTATATGCCATACTAAGAATAGTCAAAAATGCACCAAACATACTATATACAGCATACTTAATAGGATCTTTTTGGGCATTATAGAGAAGAATTAATAGCATAATACCAAATGCTACACCTATCAGAAACAATGGATTAGTGAAAAATTTGAATTCGATTGGCAGACTAAACAGCCACCAGAATCCAATACCTGCTTGAATTGCAGTAAATATAAATGCCATTTTTGCACCTGTTTTTCCAACCCAGTCAATATAATCCCTATCCTTATCACTTCTGTTTTTAAAATACCATGCGTAAAGCATAAGTAAGATGCCTGTCATCGCAAATGAAGGCACAATAAAATGTAGAAATCTTGATGCCTGAAATGCATGAAGTAGCATCCCTGTTGTGTCAATATTATTTCCTTTTATATACCACTCATACCACTTTTCAGGAAGAAGCAACTGATAACCAAGCACGTGCATTATAACACCCGAAAGTAAAAACAATATAAATGCTGCTACACCAAGAACTATCAGACCTTTTCCATCAGCCCCCCTCTTGAGGTAGAATACATATGTAAAACCATAAGCAGTCATCATTGCAAGTATAAAACCCATAACCCATGCAGCAGAAACAGTGTTGGAAACATACCAGAAAGGATCATATATAACCTGAACAAATAGTAGAGGTGCCACTCCTAAAAGTATTGCCATAGATGTACTTGCTGTCGTTGCCCTTATCATCGTATTGGAAAGACTCTTCCAGTATGAAGTACCTTTTATATACCCATAAAGCGATAAAGACAATGTTCCTATAACAAAATTTACAAATATTATGTGCAGGGCAAAGGTAATTACCATGAGCACCTGAAATAAAATGGGATAAAAGGGGATACCCATCGGATCCTGCAACGTCTTTATCATTGTACTTATCTCCATAATTTCCTCCTTACTTACTGAGAGAAACAAGATAGGCTGCAAGCGCCTTTTTCTCTAAAGATGTGCCATGAAATGGCGGCATATAAGGAAATCCTGTGAGGGCATCCAGAAAACCCTCTGCACTTTCTATGTCCTTGAAACCCATTTTCTTTGCCATCTGTGGAAGCGGCCTGAGACCTTTATCCTCAAGTACATGACATTGCGAGCATTCTATCAATGCTATTATCTTACCTGCATGTAAAAGATTACTTTCATTCACTTCCCTTAAACCTTCAGGAACAAACGGAATTACTTTTAAAATTCCTTTTTCATTAATTATGGCAGCATCGGCTTTCACACCCTTTGCCTTTACATCGCTGCTTATTATCTGATTGGAATACATGTATGAAGATATTACATAAGGTTTTCTGAGAATCTCCCTTGTCCTTTCAGCAGACCATATACCCACAAAAAGAATAACAACAGCAATTATTGCAGGAACTGTTTTTATTGTGAGCGGTCTTATATGAGCATACATAAAATAAATCATCATGATTCCAACTGAAATAATCATGCCGTTTTTAAGCCCTTTAGGAACGACCATTTCAAGTATCGTGTGGCTGTTGTCAGGCAGCATTTTAAAGTACCATAGAGAAATAATACTACCTGCAACAAGACCTAATACCCCCCATCGTGATGCTGTCCTTACAGCCAGTCTTCTTGTTCCATCATCTTTAAGTCTCGATGCAGCAATAATAGCATAAACCGCACCAATACAAAACATAAGACTCGTCCTCATAAAGAGTTGCGGCCAATAAGTTTTATTAAAAAACCCATCAAAGAAATTTCCTGTCTCTACCCATTTGCCTGGGGTCAACATAAATGCAAGGATTCCTGTAATAACAACCATAGTTATCCAAGAGGCAATTACAAATATCCAGCCTATCTTCAGATGTGTCTTTCTATCAATTTTATTTAGGGTGTAATAATAAACAAATATTCCTACAACCTCGATTATAAAAAATACCCATTCAGTTGCCCATCCCCAGACATAATTGTGTATCAAACCTGATATGCCTCTTGGATTTGTAACAGTAGCAGCATACCATATACCAACTCCGCTCAAAGAACCAAAGACATATGCAAATATAAGCAAAAGAAGCGTATATTTTTTCACAAACTCCATGAGTTCAGGCTTATTTTCCCTGTATGCCTTTGTTTCCATATAAACATTAAACCACATAGAACTCACTGATAGATGAGATGGTAAGATATGGAATGTGGACATTATTCCTAATATAAGACCTGCACTTAAATTAGGCACTTCCCATATTGGATACATAAACAACCTCCTCTGGGCATAAGGGCAGCTCCGTCTCCCTTATGTGATCCCCCTAATTTCTATATTTGAGTCACTCTTTATTTCATAAAAAACTGACTGCCAAAATATTCATGAGTCTTTCTTTGCTTGTATATCATCATCCTCCAGCATTCTGTACTTCATATCCTCTGCATCTTCGTATTGACCTTTTTTTACTGACCATATAAAAAGAAGCCATGCACCTATGCCAAGTGTTATGGATAAAAATACAAGAAAAGAGAGTGTCCACATAAGCTTTTTATACCTCCTCTTCTATCCCATCCAATATAAATAACTATATCACCACTTTTTTCAAATTGCAAGGAAGCATTAATCAAGGATCGCGTTAAATCACTAAAACAATTGTTTTCATACATCAGTTCCCTGCTGCCAATAAATATTTTTTTGCTGCCTATTATCCCCTCAACACCCTTTCCGGGAAGTGTCTTAAATGCAAAGACATTGAAGAGGTCAAGACCCTTTGCAGATTCTGTGATTGCATGACCTATGCTGTGTTCTGATAATCTCTCTATGGAAGCAGCAAGGGAAAGGATATATTCTCTATCAAGATCTGTATCGAATACAATGACCTCCTTAAGCACAGGCCTTCCAAGTGTTATTGTACCTGTTTTGTCAAAAATGACATGATCTGACTGACTCGTGTTCTCTATGACCTCTCCCCCTCTGATTAGGATTCCCTTTGATGATGCCATAGTCGTAAAGATGAGAACAGCAAGAGGAGTTGCAAGTCCCAGACTGCATGGGCACGCGATAACAACAACAGAAATCCCAGCCATTAATGCATGCTGTGTAGATGCACCTTTAAGTATATAAGTTGCCACTGTAAAAAATGCGATTATCAATATAGTGGGTACGAATATCCCCACAACCCTGTCAGCAATGGTCTGTATCTGAGGCTTTCTCGCCTGAGCATCCTCCACTGCCTTTATGATGTTTGATAGCACAGTTTCTTTGCCTTTTTTTGTAACCTTGAAAACAAATGTACCATAAAGGTTCATACTACCACCAATGACCTCATAACCTACACTTTTATGAATAGGTTTTGACTCTCCTGTAATAATGGATTCATCTACCTCTGACTCTCCACTCACAATAATGCCATCAAGGGGAACCCTTTCTCCGGGTATGACCCGAATAAGATCTCCTTTATTGATTGATGTAACAGGAACTATCTCTGTGACTTCTGAGTCCTGACTCATGACTAATCGTGCCTCTTTAGGATTTAATTTTGATAGCCGATCAATGGTCTCTGATGCCCTCCCCTTTGCAGTGGTCTCTATGTATCTGCCTAAAAGGATCAGGGTTATTATCATAGCAGATGTATCAAAGTAAACCTTGCCTCCTATAAACATCTGGTATATGCTGTAAATAAATGCTGAATCTGAGCCTATAGTTATAAGGGAATCCATATTGAAATTGAGGTGTTGTAAGCCTTTAAAGGTATTTCTGATAAAAGGCATACCCGAGTAAAAAATAACAGGTATAGTAAGAAGCATCGCTATAATCTCAAAGATAAGCTTTGTCTTTGCATCTATTCCCTGGAAATAGCCTGCATAAAGGGCAGTGGTGTAGATCATTAATTGTGATGACAGAAATCCAGCAGTGCCAAATCTGATAAGAAGGTCTTTTGCCTCTGCCCTCTGCCTCTTGAATTGTTCTGACTCTGAATAAGGCCTCGGGTTGTAGCCGATAGAGATTATCCTTTTAATAATCCTGTCCAATCCGATAATATTTGGATCCCATCGTATTCTTGCCCTGTGGGTTGCGTAGTTTACACGGGCATACTTAATGCCCTCTGTCTTTGAAAGTATCTTCTCGTTCAGCCATACGCACGAGGCACAGCGAATATCATCAATATAAATATCTATTTCTTTCTGTCTTCTGACTTCTGTCTTCTGTTCTCTGTCTTCAATATTCCTCACGTGCTCTGCAAAGGGTTTAACATCAATCTCCTTCTCGAATAATGTCTTCGATATCCCTTTCTCGTTCCATTGCCTCTTTCTATAAAACTCGTCAAGCCCCTCACCGTGTATCAACCTGTATATGCCATGACATCCGTGACAGCAGAATACCCTCTTTTCACCGTCTATTTCATCATATACAGCTTCTCCTTCGGGAAATTCCAAAAGGCAGTGATTACATGTGGGCATAGAGACCTATACCTCTAAAGATAAAATATATACCCATGAGTATTATAACAATCCCCCCTGCTCTGTATACCAATCCCCTGACCTTGTTGCTCAAATATGTAATGATAATCCCGAACAGCAGCAATGCTGGAACTGTACCGAGTCCAAAAGAAAGGGCAATCATTGAGCCTGAAAAAAAATTTCCTGTGCCAGCCGATGCTATAAATATAGAATAGGAGAGACCGCATGGAACCAATCCGATAAGCAATCCGAGGGCATAATAACGCCACAGAGATGCACCTTCAAGAACCATCTTTACTGCCTTTAAAATAATGTTGTTATATCTTTCTATAAAATTCGTTCCACCAATAATTCCTGTTATTCCGAGACCCATGAGAATTATTATGCAACCTGCGATTATAGTCACAATATTCTGGATACCGCTAAACATGCCGAGGGTATTAGCAAAGGAGCCAGCAAAACCCATCAATGAACCTATAAATACATAAGTAGTCACTCGACCTGAATTATAGAGAATGTGGAGCAGCAACGAAATGCGAGAATCCCGAAATCTGCATTCATAAAAGGCATATGAAGTAACAAGGGGACCACACATCCCTATACAGTGACCGAATCCTCCAAGGAAGCCTGTTGTAAAGGCAAGGAAATAACTTATATCCACTAATTTTTTACCTCAAATACATAACTTGCATGTATTA from Dissulfurispira thermophila carries:
- a CDS encoding cytochrome ubiquinol oxidase subunit I, whose amino-acid sequence is MYPIWEVPNLSAGLILGIMSTFHILPSHLSVSSMWFNVYMETKAYRENKPELMEFVKKYTLLLLIFAYVFGSLSGVGIWYAATVTNPRGISGLIHNYVWGWATEWVFFIIEVVGIFVYYYTLNKIDRKTHLKIGWIFVIASWITMVVITGILAFMLTPGKWVETGNFFDGFFNKTYWPQLFMRTSLMFCIGAVYAIIAASRLKDDGTRRLAVRTASRWGVLGLVAGSIISLWYFKMLPDNSHTILEMVVPKGLKNGMIISVGIMMIYFMYAHIRPLTIKTVPAIIAVVILFVGIWSAERTREILRKPYVISSYMYSNQIISSDVKAKGVKADAAIINEKGILKVIPFVPEGLREVNESNLLHAGKIIALIECSQCHVLEDKGLRPLPQMAKKMGFKDIESAEGFLDALTGFPYMPPFHGTSLEKKALAAYLVSLSK
- the hpt gene encoding hypoxanthine phosphoribosyltransferase, which produces MIIGKPFLTAEQIHEKVIELADRISRDYAGKEILAVGILKGSFMFFADLVRSLKIPVVIDFIVASSYLKTTSTGEVKIHYEIKEDIAGKHVLLIDDIIDTGISLNYIRERLLLKEPESLKICILLDKKERRSVDVPIDYKGFEIPNQFVVGYGLDYDNKYRNLPYIAIFKKER
- a CDS encoding heavy metal translocating P-type ATPase, which produces MPTCNHCLLEFPEGEAVYDEIDGEKRVFCCHGCHGIYRLIHGEGLDEFYRKRQWNEKGISKTLFEKEIDVKPFAEHVRNIEDREQKTEVRRQKEIDIYIDDIRCASCVWLNEKILSKTEGIKYARVNYATHRARIRWDPNIIGLDRIIKRIISIGYNPRPYSESEQFKRQRAEAKDLLIRFGTAGFLSSQLMIYTTALYAGYFQGIDAKTKLIFEIIAMLLTIPVIFYSGMPFIRNTFKGLQHLNFNMDSLITIGSDSAFIYSIYQMFIGGKVYFDTSAMIITLILLGRYIETTAKGRASETIDRLSKLNPKEARLVMSQDSEVTEIVPVTSINKGDLIRVIPGERVPLDGIIVSGESEVDESIITGESKPIHKSVGYEVIGGSMNLYGTFVFKVTKKGKETVLSNIIKAVEDAQARKPQIQTIADRVVGIFVPTILIIAFFTVATYILKGASTQHALMAGISVVVIACPCSLGLATPLAVLIFTTMASSKGILIRGGEVIENTSQSDHVIFDKTGTITLGRPVLKEVIVFDTDLDREYILSLAASIERLSEHSIGHAITESAKGLDLFNVFAFKTLPGKGVEGIIGSKKIFIGSRELMYENNCFSDLTRSLINASLQFEKSGDIVIYIGWDRRGGIKSLCGHSLFLYFYP
- a CDS encoding TldD/PmbA family protein produces the protein MNTEFALKLMEIALKIGADEAEVYVKTSKNLSVEVKEQKIDTLESSMTTGYCIRVIKDNRLGFSYSTNPDEIDIVAKNAIEAAKHSEPDDYLGLPSAIQPAAISQPLIFDNNIASLSEKEAINLTLLIESSAFSEDSRIKKIRKASGSFSISNTYITNSKGISAHYQSTGCSAQLMAIAEEGSESQLGWDYQGSRFLKDVSFEEVGRTAAHRAAKLLGARKINSIKGFVLLDNAVSTEFLGILSSALSSESVQKSKSMLAGKKGEVVISNRLNIIDSGLLDRKLGSKPFDDEGVPTSHKILIEKGVLNGYLYNTYTAKKEGIVSTGNAIRGGFTGIPTIGPTNLYIESASKEYTNDLHGLVKTVNRGLYVIETMGMHTANPISGEFSVGASGLWIENGEIMHPVKEAVISGNILDLFKKVVMIGDDMRFYGNIGSPSLLIEQIDISG
- a CDS encoding PD-(D/E)XK nuclease family protein — translated: MVKIFYISREHTNTAELLFKEALKTEHRINIDYSNILYLSPTPAKVKEASEIFHQLVDSRCYIPPEMATIVQYCKKLYSAYGNRRILNSSLIPIIISILCGRGIGFSSMIADFIRDIKCIYPDSSVDIIEQTFTDILHELNIPEAVTKTINEGIRSYRDYQLFITKNGLVDEIDIMNYVSNLQLSTKNSLLILDGFYEPSNIEKNVLKRLIQYSEKIFVGIPYSKQFGKLIDGYVGFLKDNFETEEIFYTDSPGSSSPNSLIYSAYQGMEDEVEEIARNIKSLYLSGKLRDLRKAIITFPVMSKYSSIIGRVFHRYGIPYDIYRGNILGRMRPFLDFLSLLVSVAEGYPRLKFSQFLSSIYFTRIPDNIRKWAATLSIESGIISGKEMWLNFVKDGSENFDISLVKEKDAIERDMMWIFEKLQPLEDSRKGVDINTYVHLIRDIIDDFGFLSSVLDSNVRDLRNLNIELLKQISFLSTLYPQPITLNEFIDIFSHLLNSIHIETEGTGVRIMDLSEIHGLSAEYIFLGGLTDKDMPLRMGPDYLLPDNVKRRLGFVHLDKYIEMQTFCFYNVIRSSKNLHLSYPLMEGEDMFLPSSFLYSGEEVKGKIPGIFSKEEYLIKQGYKSFSENISEIKTQSSAAIFKPSEFIKVTDIDSYRMCPRRFFIERVLKLKPMDVKEYELEANTIGTIIHRIMEKIIKEPFDSFDDFQKRAEAAIETSMRDMRIDAYWKTIINDTFMEILPEIYEKELEIREDGYVSTEVEKTIVGEPIKGMRLKGKIDRLDKIGDTVQIIDYKTGTLNLNCKQVLEGNENLQLFLYAAIAKNQGYRVSRVGIYSLKDISIKWCPSKRKARGSRLEIQSSGKKESELDDYIIAALRFLEEAVENMRKGNFEARPLNDYICWSCHEYAFCPYMQK
- the queD gene encoding 6-carboxytetrahydropterin synthase QueD, giving the protein MYRLMIETSFASAHQLRGYKGKCENLHGHNWKVQVYVTTEKLNEIDIAIDFHDLKKLTNDIISQLDHKFLNDVFPFTERNPSSENIARWIFESLKKKSTEYNITVSAVTVWESETASATYYEELK
- the ccoS gene encoding cbb3-type cytochrome oxidase assembly protein CcoS, with the protein product MWTLSFLVFLSITLGIGAWLLFIWSVKKGQYEDAEDMKYRMLEDDDIQAKKDS
- a CDS encoding acyl-CoA dehydrogenase family protein, encoding MDYFLTEEQQMIRDLARQIAEEKVVPVRAELDEKGEFPWEIMKVLAQSDLFGLFIPEEYGGLGKGCLELCLAVEELSRACVGVSTTYAANALGTYPILLFGTDEQKKKFLPDIATGKRLVAFGLTEANAGSDAGGIQTTARLDGNEYVLNGTKQWITNGGDAEIYTIIAMTDKTKGARGASAFIVEKGTPGFTFGKKENKMGIRASSTRELIFDNCRIPKENILGKEGMGFIVAMKTLDQSRTGVGAQGLGVAQGAFEEAVKFARQRHQFGHPIISFQAVQHMLADMAIEIEAARALIYSVARYIDSGAKDISKPSAIAKTFGTDIAMKVTTNAVQVMGGSGYMKEYPVEKMMRDAKILQIYEGTNQIQRNVIGQEIIKESARKK